The following proteins are encoded in a genomic region of Sulfurovum indicum:
- a CDS encoding sensor histidine kinase produces the protein MYRSEKRSLFRFLAIYLISTFILFTIGSAIFYTLEKHHLIDKQRIEMKQEGEKIQHQLIRLHKTFESKLPIHVKEIYKIALLDKELNPIFSNFTPPKNTGFTQEYHLVDGHILYIKPVDPYHLGVAYLLLWTAVDQAGIANLQKMIILFMLGAGVFFLILGYFLGRLFIAPMHESIETMNRFIQDTTHELNTPVSTILTNLELIQTLHKCDAKEEMRRIEIASKTLSRIYDDLTYLKLNHQYHRNIQAVNISHLLKERLEYFSVAIKAKKITLHTAIEPDIVLHIDQDDAIRLLDNLISNAIKYNKTDGTIAVYLTCMQFCIKDSGIGIAKEELATIHKRFKRANSSEGGFGIGLDIVYQVVKAYCFEIQIDSQTDQGTEVTITWKK, from the coding sequence TTGTACCGCAGTGAAAAAAGAAGCCTTTTCAGGTTTCTGGCGATCTACCTTATTTCAACATTTATACTCTTTACCATAGGGAGCGCTATTTTCTATACCCTTGAAAAACACCACCTGATCGACAAACAACGCATAGAGATGAAACAGGAAGGGGAGAAGATACAGCATCAACTCATCCGCCTTCATAAAACATTTGAATCAAAACTGCCCATCCATGTAAAAGAGATATACAAAATCGCTCTGCTTGACAAGGAGTTGAACCCGATTTTTTCCAACTTTACTCCTCCAAAGAATACCGGATTTACTCAGGAGTATCATCTTGTTGACGGACATATACTCTACATCAAACCAGTCGATCCCTATCATCTTGGTGTTGCTTATCTTCTGCTTTGGACAGCAGTTGACCAGGCAGGCATTGCCAATCTGCAAAAGATGATCATTCTTTTTATGCTGGGAGCCGGAGTATTTTTCCTTATATTAGGCTATTTTCTGGGTCGTCTCTTCATTGCCCCAATGCATGAATCAATCGAAACCATGAACCGTTTCATTCAGGATACAACCCATGAACTCAACACACCCGTCAGTACCATCCTGACCAATCTTGAACTTATCCAAACCCTGCACAAATGTGATGCCAAAGAGGAGATGCGGCGCATAGAGATCGCTTCCAAAACACTGAGCCGTATCTATGATGATCTGACTTACCTGAAACTCAATCACCAATATCATCGTAATATCCAAGCCGTTAATATTTCACATCTTCTTAAAGAAAGGCTGGAATATTTTTCTGTTGCTATCAAAGCCAAAAAGATCACCCTGCATACCGCTATAGAACCGGATATAGTACTTCATATCGATCAGGATGATGCCATACGTCTCCTTGACAACCTCATTTCAAATGCCATCAAATACAATAAAACCGACGGTACTATTGCAGTATACTTAACCTGTATGCAGTTTTGTATCAAAGACAGCGGCATCGGCATAGCAAAAGAGGAACTTGCTACGATCCATAAACGCTTTAAGCGTGCCAACAGCAGCGAAGGCGGGTTTGGTATAGGGCTGGATATTGTCTACCAGGTGGTAAAAGCTTACTGCTTTGAGATACAAATAGATTCACAAACCGATCAGGGAACGGAGGTTACCATCACATGGAAAAAATAA
- a CDS encoding glycosyltransferase family 2 protein — protein MKKVTVIVRTFNVEWVIDQALAALMAQKGVDIELMIVDSGSTDATLEMIAPYPHTFIAIEPGTYFPGKVLNQAVNEAKTDIVVFVNSDVVLLDEYAIKRLIEPLEDPKTAASFGRQIVRPEADLWVRHDYARAFPDTGEKPEWMHYSLPIAAMKKSVWELQPFYTDAWGSEDTHWAVQIKKKGYKIAYVKEAIAMHSHNYTLKQLASRRRIEGEADVYIYPEKSVSFFSTLRSLAGSSLRESLYYIANKKIFGIPYLLLNRIVYAWHYYKGFKHASRNRNENQITFGNYQ, from the coding sequence ATGAAAAAAGTAACAGTAATCGTACGTACATTCAATGTTGAGTGGGTGATTGATCAGGCACTTGCAGCACTGATGGCGCAAAAAGGTGTCGATATTGAACTGATGATCGTAGACTCCGGTTCTACCGATGCGACCCTTGAGATGATAGCCCCCTATCCTCATACCTTCATTGCTATAGAGCCCGGTACCTACTTCCCCGGAAAAGTACTCAACCAAGCTGTAAACGAAGCAAAAACGGACATTGTGGTATTTGTTAACTCTGATGTCGTTCTGCTTGACGAATATGCGATAAAAAGGCTTATTGAACCGCTTGAGGATCCCAAAACAGCAGCCTCATTTGGAAGACAGATCGTACGTCCGGAGGCTGATCTATGGGTAAGGCATGACTACGCAAGAGCTTTCCCGGATACCGGAGAGAAACCCGAATGGATGCACTACTCCCTTCCCATAGCCGCTATGAAAAAATCTGTGTGGGAACTACAGCCGTTCTATACGGATGCATGGGGTTCGGAAGATACACACTGGGCTGTACAGATCAAGAAGAAAGGATATAAAATAGCTTATGTCAAAGAGGCCATAGCGATGCATTCACACAACTATACGCTAAAACAGCTTGCTTCCAGAAGACGCATTGAAGGAGAAGCAGATGTCTATATCTACCCGGAAAAGTCAGTATCATTTTTCAGTACACTGCGTTCTCTTGCAGGTTCATCCCTGAGGGAATCCCTCTACTATATTGCCAATAAAAAGATATTTGGTATTCCCTATCTGCTGCTTAATCGTATAGTATATGCATGGCACTACTATAAAGGATTCAAACATGCCAGCAGAAACAGAAACGAAAACCAGATAACATTTGGAAACTACCAGTAG
- a CDS encoding mannose-1-phosphate guanylyltransferase/mannose-6-phosphate isomerase gives MTTVILSGGNGTRMWPISRTLMPKQFVRFDNNRSLFQRTVLRNLPLSDKIMIVSNDAQKFLVLDQLYGFGNVNSSYIWESIGKNSAAAIIMAALNSDEDEILCIVPSDHLIKDQSEYEKTIRKAEALAKENNIVAVGIEATFPATGYGYICHDGEDVISFTEKPEEDTARSFLEQGNYLWNGGIYCFKASHFINECKRVIPELFEKVVQAFNAAVVTDNECHITAQSVENLESVSIDDALMEKLSSNFKVVPLSAKWSDMGSFDAIDDICENTDYINVNNNENTISIRSKNNCIISSERMIATVDVNDLIIVDTPDALLITKKGSSQDVKEVVKELKKRNSDLVTTPSTVARPWGNYTVLENNKAYKTKKIVVRPGKRLSLQSHFHRNEHWIVVSGTARVTVGDEVKLLQANESTYIPAGEKHRLENPGVIDLVMIEAQVGEYLEEDDIVRYEDDFNRVA, from the coding sequence ATGACAACAGTAATACTAAGCGGCGGAAACGGAACAAGAATGTGGCCAATCAGCAGAACCCTGATGCCAAAACAGTTCGTAAGGTTTGACAATAACCGTTCTCTGTTTCAAAGAACAGTACTTCGCAATCTCCCCCTCAGTGACAAAATTATGATCGTATCCAATGATGCACAGAAGTTCTTAGTGCTCGACCAGCTCTACGGCTTTGGCAACGTAAACAGCAGTTATATTTGGGAAAGTATCGGCAAAAACAGTGCCGCTGCCATTATTATGGCTGCCTTGAACAGCGATGAGGACGAGATTCTCTGTATTGTTCCTTCCGATCATCTTATCAAAGATCAGTCCGAATATGAAAAAACCATCCGTAAAGCTGAAGCGCTGGCAAAAGAGAATAATATTGTTGCCGTAGGTATCGAAGCCACCTTCCCGGCAACAGGATACGGATATATATGTCATGACGGGGAAGATGTGATCTCCTTTACCGAAAAACCGGAAGAGGATACTGCAAGATCTTTCCTGGAGCAGGGGAACTATCTTTGGAACGGCGGTATCTACTGCTTTAAAGCATCACATTTCATAAATGAATGCAAAAGAGTAATCCCTGAGCTTTTTGAAAAAGTAGTACAGGCTTTTAATGCGGCTGTCGTTACAGACAATGAATGCCACATTACCGCCCAAAGTGTCGAGAATCTCGAGTCTGTCAGTATCGATGATGCACTGATGGAAAAACTCTCATCCAATTTCAAGGTGGTTCCTTTATCTGCAAAATGGAGTGATATGGGATCATTTGATGCCATTGATGATATATGTGAAAATACAGATTATATCAATGTCAACAATAATGAAAATACGATCTCCATACGATCAAAAAACAACTGTATCATATCATCTGAAAGAATGATCGCAACAGTCGATGTGAATGACCTGATCATTGTTGATACACCTGATGCGCTTCTAATCACCAAAAAAGGCTCTTCCCAAGATGTCAAAGAGGTTGTCAAAGAGCTTAAAAAACGCAATAGCGATCTTGTGACAACACCTTCTACTGTTGCCAGACCATGGGGGAACTATACTGTTCTTGAGAACAACAAAGCATACAAGACTAAAAAGATCGTTGTCCGTCCAGGAAAGCGTCTATCCCTTCAGTCACATTTCCATCGCAATGAGCACTGGATCGTCGTCAGCGGTACGGCCAGAGTAACAGTTGGAGATGAAGTAAAACTGCTGCAGGCAAACGAATCGACATATATTCCTGCCGGAGAAAAACACCGTCTGGAGAATCCCGGGGTCATTGACCTTGTCATGATCGAAGCACAGGTAGGAGAGTATCTCGAAGAGGATGATATTGTACGCTACGAAGATGACTTCAACCGTGTAGCCTAA
- a CDS encoding ABC transporter ATP-binding protein, protein MGQQAIKVEDLVKHFGKGENLVRVIEGAEFQVNKGELVALIAPSGAGKTTLLMMIGCVEEPTSGRMWLGDEKVYDNRWLTKEQRKIRREKIGFIFQAHYLIPFLNVIENVTLVPQTNGVPAKEAEKFAMELLKYFDIADKAYNMPSELSGGQNQRVAIARALANKPQIILADEPTAALDLDRSVSVVKMLKKIAIDQNVAVIMVTHDEAMLPLCDRILKIENKKVVSEAVPEGSRHMI, encoded by the coding sequence ATGGGACAGCAGGCGATCAAAGTTGAAGACCTTGTTAAACATTTTGGTAAAGGGGAGAACCTTGTTCGTGTGATCGAAGGTGCCGAATTTCAGGTGAACAAGGGGGAACTGGTCGCTCTTATTGCTCCCAGTGGTGCTGGAAAGACCACTTTACTGATGATGATAGGGTGTGTAGAAGAGCCTACCAGCGGAAGGATGTGGCTGGGGGATGAGAAAGTCTATGATAATCGTTGGCTGACCAAAGAGCAGCGTAAGATCCGCCGTGAAAAGATTGGGTTTATCTTTCAGGCGCACTATCTTATCCCTTTTTTGAATGTTATAGAGAATGTGACACTGGTCCCGCAGACCAATGGTGTTCCCGCCAAAGAGGCGGAGAAGTTCGCTATGGAGCTGCTGAAGTACTTTGATATAGCCGACAAAGCATACAATATGCCCTCTGAACTCTCCGGAGGGCAGAATCAGCGAGTTGCCATTGCCCGGGCACTGGCGAACAAACCTCAGATCATCCTTGCAGATGAACCAACGGCAGCTTTAGATCTGGACCGTTCTGTCAGTGTAGTGAAGATGCTTAAAAAGATTGCAATCGATCAGAATGTCGCTGTCATCATGGTTACACACGATGAGGCAATGCTGCCGTTGTGTGACAGAATACTCAAGATCGAGAATAAAAAGGTTGTTTCAGAGGCTGTACCTGAGGGTAGTAGACATATGATTTAA
- a CDS encoding response regulator transcription factor gives MQRKILLLEDDLQLNDTIKQFLEHHHYTVLPSYDSHQARDILYETDIDLMLLDIKVPHQSGFDLLSQLRKEGSDTPAIFITSLHGVDDVSKGFDAGCDDYIRKPFALKELLVRIEAQLRKRYGSREEYLDLGKGLHYYPKEFRLTQNGKTIPLKNKEAKLLALLLEHPDLLVSYEKIYDTLWDFDEEPSSGSLRTYIKTLRSHLGKEHIETVKNVGYRFVPQ, from the coding sequence ATGCAACGAAAAATACTGCTGCTTGAGGATGATCTGCAGCTGAATGATACAATCAAACAGTTCCTTGAGCACCATCACTATACAGTCCTGCCCTCCTATGACAGCCATCAGGCCAGAGATATACTGTATGAAACCGATATCGACCTGATGCTGCTGGATATCAAAGTACCTCACCAAAGTGGATTTGACCTGCTCTCACAACTGCGTAAAGAGGGCAGCGATACTCCGGCTATTTTTATCACGTCTCTCCATGGTGTCGATGATGTGAGCAAAGGATTCGATGCAGGATGTGATGACTACATCAGGAAGCCCTTTGCACTGAAAGAACTCCTCGTCAGGATCGAAGCACAACTTAGAAAACGTTATGGCAGCAGAGAAGAGTATCTTGATCTTGGAAAGGGACTGCACTATTATCCCAAAGAGTTTCGGTTGACCCAAAACGGCAAAACCATTCCTTTAAAAAACAAAGAGGCCAAACTGCTCGCACTTCTGCTCGAACACCCTGACCTTCTTGTCTCCTATGAGAAAATCTATGATACTCTTTGGGACTTTGATGAAGAACCAAGTTCCGGTTCGCTGCGTACATACATCAAAACTCTGCGTTCCCATCTTGGAAAAGAGCATATTGAAACAGTCAAAAATGTAGGATACCGTTTTGTACCGCAGTGA
- a CDS encoding glycosyltransferase family 4 protein gives MKIAWVNDHAGFTGGAETYIYQSVHELSQRYDIENILLYSTKSRIDHNYAQVFSFTTVIANIKQQLKLLKPDLIYVHQVESIEVIRALAETKIPVIGFVHDHKHFCLREHKYTTITHETCTKPVGIGCYGCLGFINKKSSFPYISLKTLSGIREVQTLLKKFDHMVVASDYMKNHLGLHGFKEKKITKIPLFSQSEGSTIAKNAIAHEKRFLFVGQLVRGKGVDTLLNAFATLKNRNIVLDICGDGKQRKELEEQSQKLGISSRVVFHGKIDSEALGNYYANAYAVVIPSRAPETFNLVGIEAMKHGKAVLASNVGGISEWLKNEENGLSFSSNDEKELSRVLQKAIDNPQMVKKMGETGLDHYNRKFIAEIHCKKIYELFETLLTKESYAA, from the coding sequence ATGAAAATTGCTTGGGTAAATGATCATGCGGGATTCACGGGAGGTGCAGAAACTTACATCTACCAAAGTGTACATGAACTTTCACAGAGATACGATATCGAGAATATACTTCTCTACAGTACCAAAAGCCGTATCGATCACAACTACGCTCAAGTTTTCTCGTTCACAACTGTTATAGCCAATATCAAACAGCAGCTCAAACTGCTAAAACCGGACCTAATTTATGTACACCAGGTGGAGAGTATCGAGGTCATCAGGGCACTTGCAGAAACCAAAATACCGGTAATCGGTTTTGTACATGACCATAAACACTTCTGTCTGCGTGAACATAAATATACGACTATTACCCATGAAACCTGTACAAAACCGGTCGGGATCGGATGTTACGGATGTCTTGGGTTTATCAACAAAAAGAGCTCCTTCCCTTACATTTCACTCAAGACCCTTTCAGGTATCAGAGAAGTTCAAACACTTCTTAAAAAGTTTGACCATATGGTTGTAGCCTCCGACTATATGAAGAACCACTTGGGCCTTCATGGATTTAAAGAGAAAAAAATAACCAAGATCCCACTCTTTTCACAGTCGGAGGGAAGCACAATCGCCAAAAATGCCATTGCACATGAAAAGCGTTTTTTATTTGTGGGCCAACTTGTCAGAGGGAAGGGGGTCGATACGCTGCTGAATGCTTTTGCAACACTGAAAAACAGAAACATTGTTCTGGATATCTGCGGAGACGGAAAACAAAGAAAAGAGCTTGAAGAACAGTCTCAAAAACTTGGCATATCCAGCAGAGTAGTATTTCACGGAAAAATAGATTCCGAAGCACTTGGAAACTACTATGCCAATGCCTATGCTGTAGTCATTCCAAGCCGAGCTCCCGAAACATTCAACCTTGTCGGCATTGAGGCGATGAAACACGGCAAAGCCGTTCTTGCTTCAAATGTCGGTGGAATCAGCGAATGGCTGAAAAATGAAGAAAACGGTCTCTCTTTCTCTTCCAATGATGAAAAAGAGTTGAGCAGAGTTCTGCAAAAAGCCATTGACAACCCGCAAATGGTAAAAAAAATGGGCGAGACAGGGCTTGATCACTATAACAGAAAATTCATAGCAGAAATTCATTGCAAAAAGATATATGAACTGTTTGAAACACTCTTGACAAAGGAAAGCTATGCTGCTTGA
- a CDS encoding c-type cytochrome yields MKQNKILLLAAMLFLSVSTASAQDAEALFDAKCAMCHIKTRPADISTLTAPPLMGIMRHVKMRYPDKKKAVAFISDYALDPSSTKAVCMPQKIQRFGLMPSQKGNVTQSELKTISEWMYDNFPPAGFRGGQGQGMRTF; encoded by the coding sequence ATGAAACAGAACAAAATACTACTACTGGCAGCTATGCTGTTCCTGAGCGTCTCCACTGCTTCGGCACAAGATGCAGAAGCACTATTTGATGCCAAATGCGCCATGTGCCACATCAAAACAAGACCGGCAGATATATCAACTCTTACAGCGCCTCCTCTCATGGGGATCATGCGCCATGTCAAAATGCGTTATCCTGACAAAAAGAAGGCTGTTGCATTCATATCTGACTATGCACTCGATCCAAGCAGCACAAAAGCCGTATGTATGCCCCAAAAAATACAACGTTTCGGACTGATGCCTTCGCAAAAAGGGAATGTAACACAAAGTGAACTAAAAACAATTTCCGAATGGATGTATGATAACTTTCCGCCAGCAGGATTCCGTGGCGGTCAGGGACAAGGAATGCGAACATTCTAA
- a CDS encoding polysaccharide deacetylase family protein — protein sequence MICLTADLHHMSLKTGNQLHSDRTEMSLAGEFVKMMEARDIKGSFFITGRSFEEEWDEVKPIVESPNIEVGGHTYEAFKPELLHRVWNKLTKNYNGPYAYQYYDTKKTIDIIYKKTGKRINIWRNHMYMHGPNTEKILKSLGIDICSDGVKKENFTLQKDDTGLYNLPINIIPDHEHIIHAERTPEWIAQWQKRYNWSDDFGPDSYYIDTWAEMVLDQLKENEAKGRLSVMIIHPITMYLADGFKAVQKILDYIQTRETIFMGDLLPKETKAAA from the coding sequence ATGATCTGTTTAACAGCCGACCTGCACCATATGAGTCTTAAAACAGGAAACCAGTTGCACAGTGACAGAACAGAGATGTCTCTGGCAGGAGAGTTTGTAAAAATGATGGAAGCAAGAGACATAAAGGGCTCATTCTTTATCACAGGACGATCTTTTGAAGAGGAGTGGGATGAGGTCAAGCCGATCGTAGAGAGTCCCAATATCGAAGTTGGCGGGCATACCTACGAAGCATTCAAACCGGAGCTTCTGCACAGGGTCTGGAACAAGCTTACAAAAAACTATAACGGTCCGTACGCCTACCAGTACTATGATACGAAAAAGACCATCGATATCATATATAAAAAGACCGGTAAACGTATCAATATCTGGAGAAACCATATGTATATGCATGGCCCAAATACCGAAAAGATCCTTAAAAGCCTGGGTATAGATATCTGTTCTGACGGTGTAAAAAAAGAGAACTTTACTCTGCAAAAAGATGATACCGGACTCTATAACCTTCCTATCAACATTATTCCGGACCATGAACATATCATCCATGCCGAACGTACCCCTGAGTGGATCGCACAGTGGCAGAAACGTTATAACTGGTCTGATGATTTCGGACCTGACTCATACTACATCGATACGTGGGCTGAAATGGTACTCGATCAGCTAAAAGAGAATGAAGCCAAGGGCAGACTCTCCGTTATGATCATCCACCCCATTACCATGTATCTGGCAGACGGATTCAAAGCTGTTCAAAAAATTTTGGACTACATTCAAACCAGGGAAACCATCTTTATGGGTGACCTGTTGCCAAAAGAGACAAAGGCTGCAGCATGA